A portion of the Candidatus Poseidoniia archaeon genome contains these proteins:
- a CDS encoding TrkH family potassium uptake protein: MRGRLLLSLLGVLLALFGSTFLLPLFAGLLLGEPREQVAWLYGLPLLLSVGGGLLLYYRFRSDEELRDREAFALVSAAWLLFAVFGAIPYVMAGDMAGSDGEPLLAYDLTLAEAYFESISGLTTTGATVFDASVANGTTDDGYFAAPKSLLLWRSQSQWLGGMGIIVLATVVLSRLLGGGIQVLRAEMPGTGVTRVKPQMAQTARLLWGLYAGLTVAEMLLLRFVGELPLYDAVCTAFSNLSTGGFSPQAGSIGAYDSGLVEGIVIAFMLLAGINFVLLYGFFISLRRNDEQRLLRGWQHLWTSGEFRYYLSFVGIAIALVVVGLWAPLRGNGWAFGEALRPALFQVVSILTGTGFTSQDYGSWAVAAQFVLLLLMFIGGCAGSTTGGLKVIRIEILLKALWRELFLVVHPRAVRKLRLGAKVLDETLVRNVAVFFFIYIILFLTGALVLLYLEPGWGLVDAMAASIACLSNVGPGLGAVGPGASYAGLSNGTLSVLSLLMWLGRLEIITGLLLFFPGTYRD; the protein is encoded by the coding sequence ATGCGCGGACGCCTGTTGCTGAGCCTGCTGGGAGTGCTGCTGGCGCTGTTCGGCAGCACCTTCCTGCTGCCGCTGTTCGCGGGACTGCTGCTGGGCGAACCGCGCGAACAGGTGGCGTGGCTCTACGGGCTGCCGCTGCTGCTCTCGGTCGGTGGGGGACTTCTGCTCTACTACCGCTTCCGCAGTGACGAGGAGCTGCGCGACCGTGAGGCGTTCGCGCTGGTGAGCGCGGCGTGGTTGCTCTTCGCGGTGTTTGGCGCGATTCCTTACGTGATGGCGGGCGACATGGCGGGCAGTGACGGCGAGCCGCTGCTGGCGTACGACCTGACGCTGGCCGAGGCGTACTTCGAGTCAATCTCGGGGCTGACGACGACCGGTGCAACCGTCTTCGACGCCTCGGTCGCCAACGGCACCACTGACGACGGCTACTTCGCAGCGCCCAAGTCGCTGCTGCTGTGGCGCTCGCAGTCGCAGTGGCTGGGTGGTATGGGGATTATCGTGCTCGCGACGGTGGTGCTGTCGCGGCTGCTCGGTGGCGGCATCCAGGTGCTGCGCGCCGAGATGCCCGGCACCGGCGTCACGCGCGTCAAGCCGCAGATGGCGCAGACGGCGCGGCTGCTGTGGGGGCTCTACGCCGGCCTAACGGTCGCTGAGATGCTGCTGCTGCGCTTCGTCGGCGAGCTGCCGCTCTACGACGCGGTCTGCACCGCTTTCTCCAATCTCTCGACCGGCGGTTTCTCGCCGCAAGCGGGCTCGATTGGCGCCTACGATAGTGGCCTTGTCGAAGGCATCGTCATCGCCTTCATGCTGCTGGCGGGAATCAATTTCGTGCTGCTCTACGGCTTTTTCATCAGCTTGCGCCGCAACGACGAGCAACGGCTTTTGCGGGGGTGGCAGCACCTCTGGACCAGCGGCGAGTTCCGCTACTACCTCAGTTTCGTGGGTATCGCGATTGCGCTGGTGGTCGTCGGCCTCTGGGCGCCGCTACGGGGCAACGGCTGGGCCTTTGGCGAGGCGCTGCGGCCGGCGCTGTTTCAGGTGGTCTCCATCCTGACCGGCACCGGCTTCACCTCGCAGGACTACGGTAGCTGGGCGGTGGCGGCGCAGTTCGTGCTGCTGCTGCTGATGTTCATTGGCGGCTGCGCCGGCTCGACCACCGGCGGCCTCAAGGTCATCCGCATCGAAATCCTGCTCAAGGCGCTCTGGCGCGAACTGTTCCTCGTGGTCCACCCGCGCGCGGTGCGCAAGCTGCGGCTGGGCGCCAAGGTGCTCGACGAGACGCTGGTGCGCAACGTCGCCGTCTTCTTCTTCATCTACATAATCCTGTTCCTGACCGGCGCGCTGGTGCTGCTCTACCTCGAGCCGGGCTGGGGGCTGGTTGATGCGATGGCCGCCTCGATTGCGTGCCTCAGCAATGTCGGCCCCGGCCTCGGCGCGGTCGGCCCCGGCGCCAGCTACGCCGGCCTCTCGAACGGCACGCTTAGCGTGCTATCGCTGCTGATGTGGCTCGGCAGGCTGGAGATTATCACCGGCCTGCTGCTATTCTTCCCCGGGACTTACCGCGATTAG
- the trkA gene encoding Trk system potassium transporter TrkA, whose amino-acid sequence MRVVIAGAGDVGYRVARDLINRGHGVSMIDSNPAAVKRAQGLDAQVLHGHAAAPKLLVEQLTGADLFIGVTGNDMVNIIGCTFAKAMGCRTIARINAPELLDWPLEPDPQQVYGIDACISPDELAMHRIWQILSRPALTRLEHFSVGKLRILEVRLDDSSPAVGRTLDSVELPPHCRVVLVSRDEGVIIPRSEEVLLPRDRLLVLLSDVNELEELSESLGAPKEVTGEGNIKRLMIAGSTQVALRLAEQVSRRYDGVQVYLVEPDRARAEEVSEQLPDDVTVLVGSPTDRHFLREEGIRHEDLFVAATEREDLNMLSCLLAKREGARRTVALVYQTELEHVVQNTGVDTLINPKRVAVTAILNRATATEEIEALEELQGGEASIREFLVKADNGLAEKSIAKLGLPEGSMVALINRGGEPLFPDEDEVLQGGDHLLVFTLKGQLPALEKLFR is encoded by the coding sequence ATGCGCGTGGTCATAGCGGGCGCGGGTGACGTAGGTTACCGGGTGGCCCGGGACCTGATCAATCGCGGCCACGGCGTCAGCATGATAGACTCCAACCCAGCCGCTGTCAAGCGAGCGCAGGGGCTCGACGCACAGGTGCTGCACGGTCACGCTGCGGCGCCGAAGCTGCTCGTCGAGCAGCTGACGGGGGCTGACCTGTTCATTGGCGTGACCGGCAATGACATGGTCAACATCATCGGTTGCACCTTCGCCAAGGCGATGGGCTGCCGCACGATTGCGCGTATCAATGCGCCTGAGTTGCTCGACTGGCCGCTCGAGCCAGACCCGCAGCAGGTTTACGGGATTGACGCCTGCATCAGCCCCGACGAGCTGGCGATGCACCGCATCTGGCAAATCCTGTCGCGGCCAGCGCTGACGCGGCTCGAGCATTTCTCGGTCGGCAAGCTACGTATCCTCGAAGTCAGGCTGGACGACAGCTCGCCCGCGGTGGGCCGCACGCTCGACAGCGTCGAGCTGCCGCCGCACTGCCGCGTCGTGCTGGTTTCGCGCGATGAGGGCGTGATTATCCCGCGCAGCGAGGAAGTCTTGCTGCCACGCGACCGGCTACTGGTGCTGCTGAGCGACGTCAATGAACTCGAGGAGCTTTCAGAGTCGCTTGGCGCGCCGAAGGAAGTTACGGGCGAGGGGAACATCAAGCGGCTCATGATTGCCGGCAGCACGCAGGTTGCCTTGCGGCTGGCCGAACAGGTTTCGCGCCGCTACGACGGGGTGCAGGTCTATCTAGTCGAGCCGGACCGCGCACGCGCCGAGGAGGTCAGCGAGCAACTACCCGACGACGTTACTGTGCTGGTGGGGTCGCCGACCGACCGCCATTTCCTGCGCGAGGAAGGTATTCGCCACGAAGATTTATTCGTCGCGGCGACCGAGCGCGAGGACCTGAACATGCTCAGTTGCCTGCTCGCCAAGCGCGAGGGGGCGCGTCGCACGGTGGCGCTGGTCTACCAGACCGAGCTGGAGCACGTCGTGCAGAACACCGGCGTTGACACGCTCATCAACCCCAAGCGGGTCGCGGTGACCGCTATCCTCAACCGCGCCACGGCGACCGAGGAAATCGAGGCGCTGGAGGAATTGCAGGGTGGCGAGGCGTCGATTCGCGAGTTCCTGGTCAAGGCTGACAATGGCCTGGCGGAGAAGTCCATCGCGAAGCTCGGGCTCCCCGAAGGGAGCATGGTGGCACTCATCAACCGCGGCGGCGAGCCGCTCTTCCCCGACGAGGACGAAGTCCTGCAGGGAGGCGACCACTTGCTGGTATTCACGCTCAAGGGGCAGCTACCGGCGCTGGAGAAGCTCTTCCGCTGA
- a CDS encoding DUF368 domain-containing protein has protein sequence MRIPPFAAGLLMGSADAVPGISGGTVALVIGLYRRLIDAIATVLEYPRRRDFEALRAPLAFLLPLGLGMATAYWLVSRLLIGPEGSPGILLRPETAPLCYGLFSGLVAVSLREPWRRIDAPGREHLAFAGAGAVATFVVLGLPFATSAPADWMLPVGGALALTAMLLPGVSGSLVLVMLGQYAAIAGAVHDLRLAPLLWFGSGGLVAALVVVPRLQRLLAERPGRTLAVLTGVMAGSLRALWPWKASYDVRAGDLSPLGVGANWPEVALAALLGGALVLALERLSRR, from the coding sequence GTGCGGATTCCCCCTTTCGCCGCCGGGCTGCTGATGGGCTCGGCCGACGCGGTGCCCGGCATCAGTGGCGGTACGGTCGCGCTGGTGATTGGCCTCTATCGCCGACTGATTGACGCGATTGCGACCGTGCTGGAATACCCGCGCCGGCGCGATTTTGAGGCATTGCGCGCGCCGCTGGCCTTCCTGCTGCCGCTCGGCCTCGGGATGGCGACCGCCTACTGGCTGGTGTCGCGGCTGCTCATCGGCCCCGAGGGCAGCCCCGGAATCCTGCTGCGCCCGGAGACGGCGCCGCTCTGCTACGGCCTATTCAGCGGGCTCGTGGCGGTCTCGCTACGCGAGCCGTGGCGTCGCATCGACGCGCCGGGGCGCGAGCATCTGGCGTTCGCCGGGGCCGGCGCGGTCGCGACCTTCGTCGTGCTGGGACTGCCGTTCGCGACGAGCGCGCCGGCCGACTGGATGCTGCCCGTCGGCGGTGCGCTGGCGCTGACGGCGATGCTACTGCCGGGGGTGAGCGGCTCGCTGGTGCTGGTAATGCTGGGGCAGTACGCCGCGATTGCCGGTGCGGTACACGATTTGCGGCTGGCGCCGCTGCTCTGGTTCGGCAGCGGCGGCCTCGTCGCGGCGCTGGTGGTGGTACCGCGGCTGCAGCGGCTGCTCGCCGAGCGGCCGGGGCGCACGCTCGCCGTGCTCACGGGCGTCATGGCCGGCTCGCTGCGCGCGCTCTGGCCGTGGAAGGCGAGCTACGACGTGCGCGCGGGCGACCTTTCGCCGCTGGGAGTGGGCGCAAACTGGCCTGAAGTGGCGCTGGCGGCGCTGCTCGGGGGCGCGCTGGTACTGGCACTGGAAAGGCTTTCTCGTCGATAG
- a CDS encoding NEW3 domain-containing protein translates to MSHATLSGVIFILALMLLSPLAGLSLPGSDSGLHPTSNPDAGRDHGSYSVDIYPVGEIGPGDNQLTRNQSRTFEFTVENTGGDADTYEITVVWTDNNNLGWECVADVDSVSLAAGATASVEFTFSTPRAGVYDGAEKQFKLNATSTNETTVSDSEDFNILIDMSHAVDLTIRGDESQSAERGDMVRFQLDLTNVGDNSDSYRVSLTHVPWDWVADPDTVNINNVAVDEMRSFYVDVNVPDSAEEDEYALITVLVTSKATGFDHIDAVQQVNTTVTDGRTYGLTLTIDTGSQETIPGKAASYSLTLRNDGNEPDSFALDASALPAGWSGSVNPDSVADLGPGVTADISFSVTPPADAEEDDWAAADVSAWSTGRNHHRDSVATNTTVRIPVRDVDLTSDAAGKGGTPGTTVSFTLTLENTGSDPDSYDLSLTKPPTWDISLSQVSVEDLADGGSATIILAGVIPGFAHDTDSADATVTATSRGNSSVSQAITATFTVDTVYSMSLSVDGWQRTVNPGNSTTFTFTVTNLGNGVEDFTIDHTTLPVGWDVDGLPHGDLAGVSAYGGTASFQAILTVPNDETPGWNNFTVSVAVKDSSSIEQLQSIAIEVENFAAMTVAVDPAAASGDPGATASYAFSITNIGNSDDTFSFYIDDLPPSWQVQYRLPDGGAYISQLSVPVGATGSVDVFVTTLTTDSPGERSLTLTVRSGLNQRITRDSTLTLTIAETYGLEVTTGTTAKDGGSNEAIPFSFTVRNNGNALDYVSLPIPTPPLNWEATLSDTQFTLNPGASKTIYLNLRTPEGVWGGSHTVMVTINSDETGEKHTLNFTVTIPASPGLTVTLVQKNDDIKAGEDGSFTFNLSNTGNTFEQVSLKVQGKYSSWFNLPQASVDMAPGDTREITVIASPPGNTPSMDTTASFNVTLSSNGESILKSMTLSVEGAPPPPPPENGDDGGFSIPGPGLLAAFGVAGAVALLRRRR, encoded by the coding sequence ATGTCTCACGCGACTCTGTCTGGCGTCATCTTCATTCTGGCGCTGATGCTGCTCTCACCCCTGGCTGGCCTCAGCCTGCCCGGTTCCGACAGCGGACTGCACCCGACCAGCAACCCGGACGCAGGCCGTGACCACGGTTCGTACAGCGTCGATATCTACCCGGTCGGCGAAATCGGCCCCGGCGATAACCAGCTGACGCGTAACCAGAGCCGCACTTTCGAGTTCACGGTCGAAAACACCGGTGGCGATGCAGATACCTATGAAATCACGGTGGTCTGGACCGACAATAACAATCTGGGCTGGGAATGCGTAGCCGACGTAGATTCGGTTTCGCTCGCGGCTGGCGCGACCGCGTCGGTCGAGTTCACTTTCTCGACCCCGCGCGCCGGCGTTTACGACGGCGCCGAGAAGCAGTTCAAGCTGAATGCCACTTCCACCAATGAAACCACGGTGAGCGACAGCGAGGATTTCAACATCCTTATTGACATGAGCCATGCGGTCGACCTCACCATCCGCGGCGACGAATCCCAGTCGGCCGAACGCGGCGACATGGTGCGTTTCCAGCTCGACCTGACCAATGTTGGCGACAATAGCGACAGCTACCGCGTCTCGCTGACCCACGTACCGTGGGACTGGGTCGCAGACCCAGACACGGTCAACATCAACAATGTTGCGGTCGACGAGATGCGCAGTTTCTACGTCGATGTCAACGTTCCCGATTCGGCCGAGGAAGACGAGTATGCGCTCATTACCGTGCTAGTAACCTCCAAGGCGACCGGCTTCGACCATATTGACGCCGTCCAGCAGGTCAACACCACCGTTACCGACGGCCGCACCTACGGGCTGACGCTCACGATTGATACAGGCTCGCAGGAGACCATCCCCGGCAAGGCAGCCAGCTACTCGCTGACGCTACGCAACGACGGCAACGAGCCGGACAGCTTCGCGCTGGACGCGTCTGCCCTGCCGGCTGGCTGGAGTGGCTCGGTAAACCCCGATTCGGTCGCCGACCTCGGCCCGGGCGTCACCGCTGATATTTCCTTCAGTGTCACGCCTCCCGCGGATGCCGAGGAGGACGACTGGGCGGCCGCTGACGTCAGTGCGTGGTCGACAGGCCGTAACCACCACCGCGACTCGGTCGCGACCAACACTACGGTCCGCATCCCGGTGCGCGACGTCGACCTGACTAGCGATGCGGCGGGCAAGGGCGGCACCCCTGGCACGACAGTCAGCTTCACGCTTACGCTGGAGAACACCGGCAGCGACCCCGACAGCTACGACCTCTCGCTCACCAAGCCGCCCACCTGGGACATCTCGCTTTCGCAGGTTTCAGTTGAGGACCTGGCCGACGGCGGCAGCGCCACTATTATCCTCGCGGGAGTCATTCCCGGCTTCGCGCACGATACCGATTCGGCTGACGCGACCGTTACCGCCACTTCGCGCGGCAACAGCTCGGTCTCGCAGGCGATTACGGCAACATTCACAGTCGACACGGTTTACTCCATGTCGCTCTCGGTCGACGGCTGGCAGCGCACCGTCAACCCCGGCAATAGCACCACTTTCACCTTCACGGTTACCAACCTCGGTAACGGCGTCGAGGACTTCACGATAGACCATACTACTCTGCCGGTGGGCTGGGACGTCGACGGCCTGCCGCATGGTGACCTCGCTGGCGTCAGTGCGTACGGCGGTACCGCCTCCTTCCAGGCTATCCTGACTGTCCCAAATGACGAAACCCCGGGCTGGAACAATTTCACGGTCAGTGTCGCCGTCAAGGATAGTTCCTCTATCGAGCAGCTGCAGTCAATTGCCATCGAGGTCGAGAACTTCGCCGCGATGACTGTCGCGGTCGACCCTGCCGCCGCCAGCGGCGACCCGGGCGCGACCGCCAGCTACGCTTTCAGCATCACCAATATCGGCAATTCGGACGACACCTTCAGCTTCTACATCGATGACCTGCCGCCCAGCTGGCAGGTGCAGTACCGGCTTCCGGACGGGGGCGCCTACATCAGCCAGCTTTCGGTCCCGGTCGGCGCGACAGGGTCGGTCGACGTCTTCGTGACCACGCTTACTACCGACAGTCCGGGCGAGCGCAGCCTGACGCTCACCGTGCGCTCCGGGCTGAACCAGCGCATCACCCGCGATTCAACGCTTACGCTGACGATTGCCGAGACGTACGGCCTCGAAGTCACGACCGGCACCACGGCCAAGGATGGCGGCTCCAACGAGGCGATTCCGTTCTCCTTCACGGTCAGGAACAACGGCAACGCACTGGACTATGTTTCGCTGCCCATTCCGACCCCGCCGCTGAACTGGGAGGCGACGCTTTCGGACACACAGTTCACCCTCAACCCCGGCGCGAGCAAGACTATCTACTTGAATCTCCGCACCCCTGAAGGAGTGTGGGGCGGCAGCCACACCGTCATGGTCACCATTAACTCTGACGAGACCGGCGAGAAGCACACGCTGAATTTCACGGTCACGATTCCGGCCAGCCCCGGCCTGACGGTAACGCTGGTGCAGAAGAACGACGACATCAAGGCGGGTGAGGATGGCAGTTTCACCTTCAACCTCTCCAACACCGGCAACACCTTCGAGCAGGTTTCGCTGAAGGTGCAGGGCAAGTACTCCAGCTGGTTCAACCTCCCGCAGGCGTCGGTCGACATGGCCCCGGGCGATACGCGCGAGATAACAGTCATCGCGAGCCCGCCCGGCAACACCCCCTCGATGGATACCACCGCCAGTTTCAACGTCACGCTCAGCAGCAACGGCGAGTCGATTCTCAAGTCAATGACCCTCAGCGTCGAGGGCGCCCCGCCTCCGCCGCCGCCCGAGAATGGCGATGACGGTGGCTTCTCGATTCCGGGCCCCGGCCTGCTGGCCGCTTTCGGTGTGGCTGGCGCGGTCGCGCTGCTGCGCCGAAGGCGGTGA
- the gatE gene encoding Glu-tRNA(Gln) amidotransferase subunit GatE, with amino-acid sequence MTLTAGLEVHQQLDCGKLFCSCPATDGSPDPGFSRRLHATASEMGQVDAAAAAENVRDFGYHQGDGNCLVEADEEPPRGPNPAAVEVALQVAGLLGAQPLEEVHFMRKVVVDGSNTTGFQRTALVATGGRLEYDGGSVDIEQLCLEEDSCRRGDGNDQFLLDRLGVPLLEITTAPQLHSPEAVQVAARALGQLLRACRVRRGLGTIRQDVNVSIPQGVRVELKGFQDLGTMPQVVEREMERQATLAAIEACEPGPVAEVTSLLKKPREAWGCRLPGWAGLLGSPESPAGHPRLGRELADHARRAGVAGLLQSDELPAHGVSEKEAAAIAAELGCGGADAFILVFEKKEVAIAALERAASRARQGGVPHEVRRVLAEGGSRYLRPMPGAARMYPETDIPPLRLAGSEVELPPTLEERTATLPLGAQQAEQLVRARLDARFHALVAAGGPPKAVARLLLHQLPELCKAGLPVPGEAALEELLAAVASGELAKEGVEDALAALARGEPLPEQAAGGAEELDTFIDALLAERKDFVQQRGMEAVGPLMGAVMGEFRGRVDGALVSERLRVKLGEFLG; translated from the coding sequence GTGACGCTGACGGCAGGCCTTGAGGTGCACCAGCAGCTCGACTGCGGCAAGCTCTTCTGTAGCTGCCCCGCCACCGACGGCAGCCCCGACCCCGGCTTCAGCCGGCGGCTGCACGCGACCGCCAGCGAGATGGGGCAGGTCGATGCGGCGGCCGCGGCCGAAAACGTGCGCGATTTCGGCTACCATCAGGGCGACGGCAACTGCCTGGTCGAGGCGGACGAGGAGCCGCCGCGCGGCCCCAACCCCGCGGCGGTCGAGGTTGCACTGCAGGTCGCCGGGCTGCTCGGCGCGCAGCCGCTCGAGGAGGTGCATTTCATGCGTAAGGTGGTCGTCGATGGCTCCAACACCACCGGCTTCCAGCGCACTGCGCTGGTCGCCACCGGCGGCCGGCTCGAATACGACGGCGGCAGCGTCGATATAGAACAGCTCTGCCTGGAGGAGGACTCCTGCCGGCGGGGCGACGGTAACGACCAGTTCCTGCTCGACCGGCTGGGGGTGCCGCTGCTCGAAATCACGACCGCGCCGCAGCTCCACTCCCCCGAGGCGGTGCAGGTGGCAGCGCGTGCGCTGGGGCAGCTGCTGCGTGCCTGCCGCGTCCGGCGCGGGCTCGGCACCATCCGGCAGGACGTGAACGTCTCGATTCCCCAGGGCGTGCGGGTCGAGCTGAAGGGCTTTCAGGATCTTGGCACAATGCCGCAGGTCGTCGAGCGCGAGATGGAGCGGCAGGCGACGCTAGCCGCCATCGAAGCGTGCGAGCCCGGCCCCGTCGCTGAGGTCACTTCGCTTCTAAAGAAACCGCGCGAGGCATGGGGCTGCCGGCTGCCGGGCTGGGCGGGGCTGCTCGGCTCACCCGAATCCCCGGCAGGCCACCCGCGGCTGGGGCGCGAGCTGGCCGACCACGCACGCCGCGCCGGCGTGGCGGGGCTGCTGCAGAGCGACGAACTACCGGCGCACGGCGTCTCGGAAAAAGAGGCGGCGGCGATTGCCGCGGAGCTCGGTTGCGGGGGAGCGGACGCTTTTATACTGGTCTTCGAGAAAAAAGAGGTTGCTATAGCGGCGCTGGAGCGCGCTGCCAGCCGCGCCCGGCAGGGCGGCGTGCCACACGAGGTGCGGCGAGTGCTGGCCGAAGGCGGCAGCCGCTACCTGCGCCCCATGCCGGGAGCGGCACGAATGTATCCCGAGACCGACATTCCACCGCTGCGGCTGGCCGGGAGCGAAGTTGAGCTGCCGCCAACGCTTGAGGAGCGCACCGCGACGCTGCCGCTGGGGGCGCAGCAGGCGGAACAGCTGGTGCGCGCCAGACTTGACGCACGCTTCCACGCGCTCGTCGCGGCGGGTGGCCCGCCGAAGGCGGTGGCGCGACTGCTGCTGCACCAGCTGCCCGAGCTGTGCAAGGCAGGGCTGCCGGTGCCGGGCGAGGCGGCGCTCGAGGAATTGCTCGCGGCTGTGGCTAGCGGAGAGCTAGCGAAGGAAGGCGTCGAGGACGCGCTGGCGGCGCTGGCGCGCGGCGAGCCGCTGCCGGAGCAGGCGGCGGGCGGTGCGGAGGAGCTGGACACGTTTATCGACGCGCTGCTTGCGGAGCGCAAGGACTTTGTGCAGCAGCGCGGGATGGAGGCAGTGGGACCACTGATGGGAGCCGTGATGGGCGAATTCCGCGGCCGGGTCGACGGCGCGCTGGTGAGCGAGCGGCTGCGGGTGAAGCTGGGGGAATTCCTTGGCTGA
- a CDS encoding sugar phosphate nucleotidyltransferase, with protein MAEQALILAAGRGTRMRPLTARLPKPLLPAGGAPFLEHQLRALAETGVKRVAVLVGYRMREVHEALGGGERFGLTLEFLVQEEQLGTGHAVAQAAGKLDGDFFCLNGDTLVTTGTLRALATARSEHAMAVAQVADCSSYGLVEARKGKLASIIEKGAEGAGGINAGIYRFAPSIFEALEALERSPRGEFELTAALEAVAPDVAVVDVEGNWLDLGRPWDLLAANALLLARMEPAIEGTVEEGVVLEGAVHVATGAIVKAGSRIEGPVWIGPGATVGPNACIRGATMLGAGAKVGGASEVKNSILMDGAKAPHHNYVGDSILGRNCNLGSGTKVANLRHDSANVYAIIRGERVDSGLRKLGVILGDDVKTGINASLNVGTILGEGTIVGPGRVVSGSWAAGSRIL; from the coding sequence TTGGCTGAACAGGCGCTGATTCTCGCCGCTGGCCGGGGCACCCGCATGCGGCCACTGACCGCGCGGCTGCCGAAGCCGCTGCTGCCGGCCGGCGGTGCACCGTTCCTGGAGCACCAGCTGCGCGCGCTGGCCGAGACTGGCGTCAAGCGCGTGGCGGTGCTGGTGGGCTACCGCATGCGCGAGGTGCACGAAGCGCTCGGCGGCGGCGAGCGCTTCGGGCTCACGCTGGAATTCCTGGTGCAGGAAGAGCAGCTCGGCACTGGCCATGCGGTGGCGCAGGCGGCCGGGAAGCTGGATGGCGATTTCTTCTGCCTGAATGGTGATACGCTCGTCACGACCGGAACGCTGCGCGCGCTGGCCACGGCCCGCAGCGAGCATGCGATGGCGGTCGCGCAGGTCGCAGATTGCAGCAGCTACGGACTGGTTGAGGCACGCAAGGGCAAGCTGGCGAGTATCATCGAGAAAGGCGCTGAAGGAGCGGGTGGTATCAACGCCGGCATCTACCGTTTCGCACCTTCCATCTTCGAGGCGCTGGAGGCGCTGGAGCGGTCGCCGCGTGGTGAATTCGAGCTGACCGCCGCACTCGAGGCGGTCGCGCCAGACGTCGCTGTCGTCGACGTTGAGGGCAACTGGCTCGACCTGGGGCGGCCGTGGGATTTGCTCGCTGCCAATGCGCTATTGCTCGCCCGCATGGAGCCCGCTATCGAGGGGACCGTTGAGGAGGGCGTGGTGCTGGAGGGCGCAGTTCACGTCGCCACTGGCGCGATAGTCAAGGCGGGCAGCCGCATCGAAGGCCCGGTCTGGATTGGCCCCGGCGCGACCGTCGGGCCTAACGCCTGTATTCGCGGCGCAACCATGCTGGGCGCCGGGGCGAAGGTGGGCGGTGCTTCGGAAGTGAAGAATTCAATCCTGATGGACGGTGCGAAAGCGCCGCACCACAACTACGTCGGCGATTCCATCCTGGGGCGCAACTGCAACCTTGGCTCGGGGACCAAGGTTGCCAACCTGCGGCACGACAGCGCTAACGTCTACGCCATCATCCGCGGCGAGCGGGTCGACAGCGGGCTGCGCAAGCTGGGAGTCATCCTGGGCGATGACGTGAAGACCGGCATCAACGCTTCGCTGAACGTCGGTACCATTCTGGGCGAAGGGACCATAGTCGGCCCCGGACGCGTCGTCTCCGGCAGCTGGGCGGCCGGCTCCCGGATACTCTGA
- a CDS encoding glycosyltransferase family 4 protein: MRILEVTPYFHPHYGGVESHVLGLAQHLQQRGHTIEVLTARYARMPERETVRGLPVNRVTQWLNLFNTPVAPDFGGHVAASGADMVHVHSPPPFTELFAARGARKAGKPLVITYHCDLELRGRLGSLMVRGYQRYAGQRPLQAAKRIISTTESYAATSRALWNREVDVVPNAVDTDRFHPSNNGEHIRSRLSPAGEPLALFVGRLVPHKGVGILVRALSRLERGRLVVVGDGPYRGWLEGLVRSKGLGERVVFTGPIGDAWLPAYYAACDTVVLPSTSRLEAFGIVGLEGMASGKPLVLSDIPGVRDVITGEEGHIVEPLDPDALAGALEDIWDYPERARQMGARGRERAEREFAWPRVAEKVEQVLEAALG; encoded by the coding sequence ATGCGAATTCTCGAAGTGACGCCCTACTTCCACCCCCACTACGGTGGCGTCGAATCTCACGTGCTGGGGCTGGCGCAACACCTGCAACAGCGCGGCCACACTATCGAGGTGCTTACCGCGCGCTACGCGCGCATGCCCGAGCGCGAGACGGTGCGTGGCCTGCCGGTGAACCGGGTGACGCAGTGGCTGAACCTGTTCAACACCCCGGTCGCCCCCGATTTTGGCGGACATGTCGCCGCGAGCGGGGCAGACATGGTGCATGTCCACTCGCCGCCGCCCTTCACCGAACTGTTCGCCGCACGCGGCGCCCGCAAGGCGGGGAAGCCGCTGGTCATCACCTACCACTGCGACCTGGAATTGCGCGGGCGGCTCGGCTCGCTGATGGTGCGCGGCTACCAGCGCTACGCCGGGCAGCGGCCGCTACAGGCTGCGAAGCGCATTATCTCGACCACCGAGAGCTACGCCGCCACTTCGCGCGCGCTCTGGAACCGGGAGGTGGATGTGGTGCCCAACGCCGTCGACACCGACCGCTTCCACCCTTCGAATAACGGCGAGCACATCCGCAGCCGGCTCTCGCCCGCAGGCGAGCCGCTGGCGCTCTTCGTCGGGCGGCTGGTGCCGCACAAGGGAGTCGGCATCCTGGTCAGGGCGCTGTCGCGGCTCGAGCGGGGGCGGCTGGTGGTGGTGGGCGACGGCCCCTATCGCGGCTGGCTCGAGGGGCTGGTGCGCAGCAAGGGGCTCGGGGAGCGGGTGGTTTTCACCGGCCCCATCGGCGACGCATGGCTGCCCGCCTACTACGCCGCCTGCGACACCGTCGTGCTGCCGTCGACGTCGCGACTCGAGGCGTTCGGCATCGTCGGCCTTGAAGGCATGGCGTCGGGCAAGCCGCTCGTACTGAGCGACATCCCCGGCGTGCGCGACGTCATCACCGGCGAAGAGGGGCACATCGTCGAGCCGCTCGACCCCGACGCACTCGCTGGCGCGCTGGAAGACATCTGGGATTACCCCGAGCGCGCGCGGCAGATGGGCGCACGCGGACGCGAGCGCGCCGAGCGTGAATTCGCGTGGCCGCGTGTCGCGGAGAAGGTCGAGCAGGTGCTGGAAGCCGCCCTGGGCTAG